The genome window ATTGAGCCCGAGATCGCCCCGACGACGTCCGCCCCCAGAATCATGGCTGGGGCGGGCGTCGGCGGTCTTTCCGGCCACCTGCTCCCGAATTTCAGGACGGAACGGTCGCGTCGTGCGGCTTCCTTTCGTAAGGAAATGATCGGCGCACCGCGCGCCTCGAGGAACCGACCGGGAAAGGACCAACCACCATGAGCTATCGCGTCGTCCAGTGGGGCACCGGAAACATCGGCCATCACAGCCTCCGACATGTCCTGATGCACCCCGACTACGAACTCGTCGGCCTCCACACCTTTAGTCCCGAGAAGATCAACAAGGACGCGGCGGAGATTGCCGGCCTGCCCGGCAAAACGGGTATCCTCGGGACGAGCGACATCGACGCTCTACTGAACCTTCAACCCGACTGCGTGCTCTACATGGTGAACGGAGAGCCACGGCCAGCCGAAAGCGTGGAAGAGATGTCGCGTGTTCTGCGCCGTGGCATCAACGTCTGTTCCACCGCACTGGTATGGATGATTCACCCGCCCGCCGCGGACCCCGCGATTCGGGAGCCCCTGGCGGCCGCCTGCAACGAGGGCAAGGCGACGCTGTTCGTCAACGGTATCGACCCCGGCTTCTCGGGTGACGTCCTGCCACTGGCCGCGCTTCAGGTCACCGACCAGATCGATCAGATCCTCGTGCAGGAGATCTTCAACTACTCTACCTACGAGGATCCGGGCCTCACCGGTATCGCCTTCGGCTTTGGTCAGCCTGCGAGCTACGAGGCTCCCTTGGAAATTCCCGGGATCCTGCGCGCGGGTTGGGGGCCCATGGTTCAGATGATTGCCGACCGCCTGGGACTCGTACTCGACGAGATCCGGGAAACGTTCGAACGTGCCTATGCCCCGGAGTCCTTTGACACGCCCATGATGCACGTGGCCAGGGATACCTGCGCTGCGGTTCACTTCCGAGTGGAGGGGATGGCCTACGGCAGACCAGTGGTGGTGACGGAGCACGTGAATCGCCTGCGCGATGACATCGCGCCGCATTGGCCTCGTGCCCCTGAGGGCCGCCAGGGGGTGCATCGCTGTACCGTCACTGGGAACCCGAACATCGTTCTCGAATCACAAATGTCGAGTCCCAGCGGCGACCACGTCATGGGCGGGGTGCAAGCCGGGGCGCTTCGTATGGTGAACGCGATCCCCGAGGTCTGCCGCCAACCGCCAGGTCTGGTGAGCACTCTCGACCTCCCCTACACCCCCTCGACGAACGTGAGCCGATCGACGAGATGACCACATCTTCGGCGGCACCCTTCGCTTTCCACGCTTCCTTTTCCCCGCGCCGCCGCGGCCCTCGACCCACCACCCCAGCTCATCGTCCACGTTGGCGATGCGAACTATCGCGGAACGCCGAAGTACGCAGACGACGACCAGAACCTCTTGATCTACGACGCAGGGGATCACGTCGATGGCGCGGAGAAATTCTGTCGGGAACGGACGACCCCCCGATCGCCGTTTGCGGACAACCCGCACCCGATGACCTACTCTGCATCCCCGGCGGAGGATGAGCGAGCGACGCGGAGACGCGACACCCAGCACCTGCGGCAACCCGCACGAAGTCTTCTGGTAGACCCGGCCGAACGGGAGGCCCTACTGGCTACGTCGCTCATCCGCCTTAGGCAGCAGGGCGATACTCATGGTGAAGATCGCCAAGGATGGGGATCTCTTCGACCGAGTCCGTCACGCCAACGGCTTCGCGTTCCGGTAGTCTCTCCGGGGTCCGCTGACCGATTCCCTGGTGTGGCCAAGCTCGGTTGAAATACTCGCAGTAGCTCTGCAGGACCGACGCCAGGTGCCCCTCGCTCAAGACGTCACCCCATGTGGTCGCCTCGCGGAGCTGTTGGGTCGTGTCCACCGACGGAGCCGATCGCGGGTGAAGCCTATCTGGTGGGGGAGATGAAGACGGAGAGGCATCCTGGAGTTGTCACGCGCCGGCGAAGCCGCTGCAATTCCCTCGCGGATCAACGAAGTAGCCAGCACGACCGGGTCCGGTGACCCGCGCCACGACCCGTTGTCTTGCTGGGACGACCCGCTCCGGAGAGTCCGAACCTCGCATCCCGCTCAGGAGCGCGAGAGGCACGATGAGCCACAAGAGCCTGGCAGTGTGTTGCGCAAGGGAGACCGACATCGCTGGAGAGCGATGTCAGGGCGAAGCGAGCGTTGTCCAGCCAACGCGCCCGCCGCAACGTGTGGATCCCTAACTTCTTTCGCACCGGTCTGCCCATTCTCCCGAGGCTCCGGATTCTCTGTGCGCAGAACCCGTTCGACGTCTGGGTGCTAACGCGACGACGGGCAATGCGAGCGATGGGCGTCTCGGATCACCCGTCTCCTCGTTGCCCCCGAGCTGCGACGGAGTCCGCCTCACCACTTCCCACGACGACCCATTCGCGAACGACCTGGTTGCCGGGACTGTCGAACTTCGCACCTTCGAGTTGCCTCAGGCTGAGCTCGAATCGGTAGGCGCCCGGCTCTTCCGGAACCAGGAGCAACAGTTTCTGCGCGAGAGTGTCGCCGGGACGAACATCACGACGAAGCGGAACGAGCGTCTCCGTCGCAGCCAGCGGGGCCCGGCCCGCGTCGAGTCGAACCCACCGGGCAACGAGCACCACGGTGTGCTTGCGGAACGGATCGATCGCGACCATGCCCTGGAGGAGAACCGCCTTCTGCGGAGTGACCACGACCGGCCACGTCGCGTTGCCGAGGTTGGTCACCCAGACGACCAACGGATAACCGTCGCCCGGTTTGGAGAATTTCGTGCGACGGCGCGGCAGCTGAATCCGCCCGACGGCCTCGTCGTCGGCCAGGGGACGCCGCGGAGTTCCGAGCATCGTGGAGCCGTCGACTTCGCCGGCGACGAGGGCCCGGGTCCATCGGGAGGGCTCGGGTGTATGGGCGAGCTGCATGATGATCCAGCCCTCGAGCTTCCAGACGCGCTCGACCTCCGGCGCCCGGAGCAGTCCCGGGACAACCTTGTCGTACCGGTCGCCTTCCTCGAGCCAGTAGGAACGAGGCCGAACCAGAACCCAGCGCAACCCGGTCATGTCAATCAAGTCCCGAACCACGCCGCGCAGCGGCAGCGCTCCGATGGTCGAGAAGACCAGGGGGCGGTGCACCGGATGGTAGCCGGTGTAGGCGGAGATCAGCGGAAGCCAGTGAATCGTGCTCCCGAGCATACCGTCGGGTTCGAGGGATGCCTTCCTGTCGTCGCCCTGCCTCTGCCCGGTGAGGGGCAGCTCCAGGAGCGGGCCCTCTCCATGCTCCCGTGCGAGCTTGCGGACCTCCTCGTAGACGAACGCATTCTCCGTCAGAGCCGCTACGCGATACATCGTGTCGTCGGCGAAGGAGGCCCCTTGGGCGTAGAGGACGAAACCGAGGAGACCCACGGCGACCCACTGCCCTGACCTGCGTCCGGCCCATTCGCCGACCGTCTCGAGCGCCGCCGCCAAGAAGAGTGCCGTTGCGAACCCGAACAAGATCTGGAAGCGAACCGAGTACGCAAAGAAACGCAGCGGCGTGTCGCCGATCCAAGCGCCCAGGGGTTCCGGAAGCCCAGGCATGAAGAAGATGCCACCCAGGGCGAGGACGAGAGCCGGGAAAACGCACCGGCGCGCCGCCCGGACACCGCGCCAGGCTCCCAGGATCGTGACGAGGAGACTCACGATCGCGAGAACTCCGAGCGGATCTTTCGATGCTCCGGGAAGCAGTCCCCGAACCGCGTCGAGAAGAACCCCCAGGGTGACTTCATAGGTCTGTAGAACGCGCGGACTGCCACCGAGGCGGCCGAAATAAGGGGTGATCAGGACGGCCGCCACGCAACTCGCGCCGACACCCGCGAGCAAGCCGAGGGCGAGAAAGCGAGCCCGGTTGCGCCCGGGTTGCAACCACGAGGCGATGCCCCAGACCAGCGCCGTGAATGCGAGGAGCACGGCCATATAGAAGGACGACAGGATCCCAAGGCCAAAGACGAGCATCAGGCTCGCGGCATGCTTCCCGGTCGGCGCGTCTCGCAACCGCACGAGACAGAGGGCAACGAGCGGAAGGAACAAGTTGGAGTACTGGAGGATGTGCAGGTTGAAGGGCACGCGTCGCGGCCCGAGTGCAAACACCAGCCCCATCGTCCACGCCGTGGAGGGGGCGCAGCCCACGCGGAGCAGCAGGCGCTGCATCGCGAGCGCGGCGAGAGGGTAGGTGGCGAGAGCGGTGAGGTTGGCCGAGAGGATCGGATTGCGGGTGAGGCCGAAGAGCGGGCCGAAGAGGAGTTGGCTCGTGAAGAAGTGATCGGAACCGGTGAGCTGCCCCGGCGCCGGAAAGTTGATATTGGCGTCGAAGACTAGGCGCGGGTCCGTGCCGAGCGCGTGTGAAACCCAGCTCAGAATCCAGACGATCAATTGCTCATCGTTCAGATTCGGCCCGACCGGAATCCGTTCGCCGAAGCCACTGAGGAACGGCGCCGCCAGAACGCCGAAGACCACGGCATAGCTGGCCGCGGCCACGAGAAGGCTACGAGAGAAGCCCGGGGCGTCGGGATCGGCGCCGCGCAAGCGGATGAGGGCGTCGAGGCACACAGACCTGAATCGTCCCTCTTGCCACAGGCTCTAGGACGGCGCAAGATGCAACGTTGGCCCGTTTCGCCGCCCCCCCACCGACCGATTCTTATGCACGACGGCCCGCTACAAACCGGTAAGACTCGGGACAGCGTGCTCCATCTCGACCGCCACGACGCCTGGGTGCTGACGGCGGTTCTACTTCTCTTCGTCCTGTCCCGCCTCGCGTGGGCGTACGGAAACCTCTCCGCCGCCACGTACTGGGAGGATGAATATCGTTGGGCGGCCGCCCTGGAGTTGCTCTCGGGCCCCGCACACCCGCTCTTGGACTATCAGGCGGATCATTACCAAGGCGGCTCCCTTGTCATGATCCTCCTCATCACGGGGCTCTTCCAGGTAATCGGCGAGAGTCCCTTGGTCCTGAAGATGGCTGCCATCTCGTTCGGCGCCCTCACCCTGACCCTACTCTACCTGGTCGGGCGCCGAGGCTTCGGTCGACCGACGGCAATC of Candidatus Binatia bacterium contains these proteins:
- a CDS encoding dihydrodipicolinate reductase yields the protein MSYRVVQWGTGNIGHHSLRHVLMHPDYELVGLHTFSPEKINKDAAEIAGLPGKTGILGTSDIDALLNLQPDCVLYMVNGEPRPAESVEEMSRVLRRGINVCSTALVWMIHPPAADPAIREPLAAACNEGKATLFVNGIDPGFSGDVLPLAALQVTDQIDQILVQEIFNYSTYEDPGLTGIAFGFGQPASYEAPLEIPGILRAGWGPMVQMIADRLGLVLDEIRETFERAYAPESFDTPMMHVARDTCAAVHFRVEGMAYGRPVVVTEHVNRLRDDIAPHWPRAPEGRQGVHRCTVTGNPNIVLESQMSSPSGDHVMGGVQAGALRMVNAIPEVCRQPPGLVSTLDLPYTPSTNVSRSTR
- a CDS encoding transposase, which codes for MDTTQQLREATTWGDVLSEGHLASVLQSYCEYFNRAWPHQGIGQRTPERLPEREAVGVTDSVEEIPILGDLHHEYRPAA